A stretch of the Medicago truncatula cultivar Jemalong A17 chromosome 5, MtrunA17r5.0-ANR, whole genome shotgun sequence genome encodes the following:
- the LOC11433134 gene encoding probable UDP-arabinopyranose mutase 1: protein MASSSKPTPLLKDELDIVIPTIRNLDFLEMWRPFFEQYHLIIVQDGDPSKVIKVPQGFDYELYNRNDINRILGPKASCISFKDSACRCFGYMVSKKKYIYTIDDDCFVAKDPTGHEINALEQHIKNLLSPSTPFFFNTLYDPYRDGADFVRGYPFSLREGVPTAVSHGLWLNIPDYDAPTQLVKPHERNTRFVDAVMTIPKGTLFPMCGMNLAFDRELIGPAMYFGLMGDGQPIGRYDDMWAGWCIKVICDHLGLGVKTGLPYIWHSKASNPFVNLKKEYKGIFWQEEIIPFFQAATLSKDCTSVQKCYIELSKQVKEKLGTIDPYFVKLADAMVTWIEAWDEINNSAEVKTSDKASEAGPK, encoded by the exons atggctTCTTCATCCAAACCAACACCACTTCTCAAAGATGAACTCGACATCGTTATCCCAACCATCCGCAACCTCGATTTCCTCGAGATGTGGAGACCCTTTTTCGAACAATATCATCTCATCATTGTTCAAGATGGTGACCCTTCAAAAGTCATCAAAGTTCCTCAAGGTTTCGATTACGAGCTTTACAATCGTAATGATATCAATAGGATCTTGGGTCCTAAAGCTTCTTGTATCTCCTTTAAGGATTCTGCTTGTCGTTGCTTTGGTTATATGGTTTCTAAGAAGAAGTATATTTATACCATTGATGATGATTGCTTT GTTGCTAAAGACCCAACTGGCCATGAGATCAATGCACTTGAGCAGCACATTAAGAATCTCCTCAGTCCATCCACTCCATTTTTCTTCAACACCCTTTACGATCCATACAGAGACGGTGCCGATTTCGTCCGTGGATACCCTTTCAGTCTTCGTGAAGGTGTCCCCACTGCCGTTTCTCACGGTCTTTGGCTCAACATACCTGATTATGATGCTCCAACACAGCTTGTCAAGCCCCATGAGAGGAACACTAG GTTCGTTGATGCTGTTATGACCATTCCTAAGGGTACGCTGTTTCCCATGTGCGGTATGAATCTGGCCTTCGACCGTGAGCTGATCGGACCTGCAATGTACTTCGGACTCATGGGTGATGGTCAGCCTATTGGACGTTACGATGATATGTGGGCTGGCTGGTGCATAAAG GTTATCTGTGACCATTTGGGACTTGGAGTGAAGACTGGACTTCCATACATTTGGCACAGCAAAGCAAGTAACCCATTTGTGAATCTGAAAAAGGAGTACAAAGGTATCTTCTGGCAAGAAGAGATCATTCCATTTTTCCAAGCTGCAACCCTTTCAAAAGATTGCACCTCTGTTCAGAAATGCTACATTGAACTCTCGAAGCAAGTCAAGGAGAAACTTGGAACTATTGATCCCTATTTCGTCAAACTAGCTGATGCCATGGTCACTTGGATTGAAGCTTGGGATGAGATTAACAACTCAGCTGAAGTGAAAACTTCAGACAAAGCTTCTGAGGCTGGTCCCAAGTGA